In Candidatus Neomarinimicrobiota bacterium, the following are encoded in one genomic region:
- a CDS encoding HEPN domain-containing protein — MRPPEEVKREFLQQWLEKAAKDLELAAHLLGENAPYLDAIGFHAQQAAEKYLKALLVHYQIEFSKT, encoded by the coding sequence ATGAGGCCTCCTGAGGAAGTGAAGCGCGAATTCCTCCAGCAATGGCTGGAAAAGGCTGCCAAAGACCTCGAGCTTGCCGCGCATCTGCTCGGGGAAAATGCCCCTTACCTGGATGCCATAGGCTTCCACGCCCAGCAGGCCGCCGAGAAATACCTGAAGGCGCTTCTCGTTCACTATCAGATCGAATTCTCCAAAAC